From a region of the Lepus europaeus isolate LE1 chromosome 17, mLepTim1.pri, whole genome shotgun sequence genome:
- the ZDHHC16 gene encoding palmitoyltransferase ZDHHC16 isoform X2, with the protein MRGRRSLLLGPARLCLRLLLLLGYRRRCPPLLRGLVQRWRYGKVCLRSLLYNSFGGSDTAVDAAFEPVYWLVDNVIRWFGVVFVVLVIVLTGSIVAIAYLCVLPLILRTYSVPRLCWHFFYSHWNLILIVFHYYQAITTPPGYPPQGRNDIASVSICKKCIYPKPARTHHCSICNRCVLKMDHHCPWLNNCVGHYNHRYFFSFCFFMTLGCVYCSYGSWDLFREAYAAIETYHQTPPPTFSFRERMTHKSLVYLWFLCSSVALALGALTIWHAVLISRGETSIERHINKKERRRLQAKGRVFRNPYNYGCLDNWKVFLGVDTGRHWLTRVLLPSSHLPHGNGMLWEPPPWVAAHSASVMAV; encoded by the exons ATGCGGGGCCGGCGGAGCCTGCTGCTGGGCCCAGCCCGCCTCTGCCTGCGCCTGCTTCTGCTCCTGGGCTATAGGCGCCGCTGCCCACCTCTGCTCCGGGGCCTGGTACAGCGCTGGCGCTATGGCAAAGTCTGCCTGCGCTCCCTGCTCTACAACTCCTTTGGGGGCAGTGACACCGCTGTCGACGCTGCCTTTGAGCCTGTCTACTGGCTGGTGGACAACGTGATCCGCTGGTTTGGGGTG GTGTTCGTGGTGCTGGTGATCGTGCTGACgggctccattgtggccatcgcCTACCTGTGTGTCCTGCCTCTCATCCTCCGAACCTACTCAGTGCCGCGACTCTGCTGGCATTTCTTCTACAGTCACTGGAATCTGATCCTCATCGTCTTCCACTATTACCAGGCCATCACCACCCCACCTGGGTACCCGCCCCAG GGCAGGAATGATATTGCCTCAGTGTCCATCTGTAAGAAGTGCATTTACCCCAAGCCAGCTCGCACACACCACTGCAGCATTTGTAATAG GTGTGTGCTGAAGATGGACCATCACTGCC CCTGGCTAAACAACTGTGTGGGCCACTATAATCATCGGTacttcttctctttctgctttttcatGACTCTGGGCTGCGTCTACTGCAGTTATGGAAGCTGGGACCTTTTCCGGGAGGCTTATGCTGCCATTGAG ACTTACCACCAGACTCCGCCACCCACCTTCTCCTTTCGAGAGAGGATGACTCACAAGAGTCTCGTCTACCTCTGGTTCCTGTGCAG TTCCGTGGCACTTGCCTTGGGTGCCCTAACTATATGGCATGCTGTTCTCATCAGTCGAGGTGAGACCAGCATTGAAAGGCACATCAACAAGAAGGAGAGACGTCGGCTACAGGCCAAGGGCAGA GTATTTAGGAACCCCTACAACTACGGCTGCTTGGACAACTGGAAAGTGTTCCTGGGTGTGGACACGGGAAG GCACTGGCTTACCCGGGTGCTGTTACCTTCCAGTCACCTGCCACATGGGAACGGAATGCTATGGGAGCCCCCGCCCTGGGTGGCTGCTCACTCAGCCTCTGTGATGGCAGTGTGA
- the ZDHHC16 gene encoding palmitoyltransferase ZDHHC16 isoform X1: MRGRRSLLLGPARLCLRLLLLLGYRRRCPPLLRGLVQRWRYGKVCLRSLLYNSFGGSDTAVDAAFEPVYWLVDNVIRWFGVVFVVLVIVLTGSIVAIAYLCVLPLILRTYSVPRLCWHFFYSHWNLILIVFHYYQAITTPPGYPPQGRNDIASVSICKKCIYPKPARTHHCSICNRCVLKMDHHCPWLNNCVGHYNHRYFFSFCFFMTLGCVYCSYGSWDLFREAYAAIEKMKQLDKNKLQAVANQTYHQTPPPTFSFRERMTHKSLVYLWFLCSSVALALGALTIWHAVLISRGETSIERHINKKERRRLQAKGRVFRNPYNYGCLDNWKVFLGVDTGRHWLTRVLLPSSHLPHGNGMLWEPPPWVAAHSASVMAV, encoded by the exons ATGCGGGGCCGGCGGAGCCTGCTGCTGGGCCCAGCCCGCCTCTGCCTGCGCCTGCTTCTGCTCCTGGGCTATAGGCGCCGCTGCCCACCTCTGCTCCGGGGCCTGGTACAGCGCTGGCGCTATGGCAAAGTCTGCCTGCGCTCCCTGCTCTACAACTCCTTTGGGGGCAGTGACACCGCTGTCGACGCTGCCTTTGAGCCTGTCTACTGGCTGGTGGACAACGTGATCCGCTGGTTTGGGGTG GTGTTCGTGGTGCTGGTGATCGTGCTGACgggctccattgtggccatcgcCTACCTGTGTGTCCTGCCTCTCATCCTCCGAACCTACTCAGTGCCGCGACTCTGCTGGCATTTCTTCTACAGTCACTGGAATCTGATCCTCATCGTCTTCCACTATTACCAGGCCATCACCACCCCACCTGGGTACCCGCCCCAG GGCAGGAATGATATTGCCTCAGTGTCCATCTGTAAGAAGTGCATTTACCCCAAGCCAGCTCGCACACACCACTGCAGCATTTGTAATAG GTGTGTGCTGAAGATGGACCATCACTGCC CCTGGCTAAACAACTGTGTGGGCCACTATAATCATCGGTacttcttctctttctgctttttcatGACTCTGGGCTGCGTCTACTGCAGTTATGGAAGCTGGGACCTTTTCCGGGAGGCTTATGCTGCCATTGAG AAAATGAAACAGCTCGACAAGAACAAACTACAGGCGGTTGCCAACCAG ACTTACCACCAGACTCCGCCACCCACCTTCTCCTTTCGAGAGAGGATGACTCACAAGAGTCTCGTCTACCTCTGGTTCCTGTGCAG TTCCGTGGCACTTGCCTTGGGTGCCCTAACTATATGGCATGCTGTTCTCATCAGTCGAGGTGAGACCAGCATTGAAAGGCACATCAACAAGAAGGAGAGACGTCGGCTACAGGCCAAGGGCAGA GTATTTAGGAACCCCTACAACTACGGCTGCTTGGACAACTGGAAAGTGTTCCTGGGTGTGGACACGGGAAG GCACTGGCTTACCCGGGTGCTGTTACCTTCCAGTCACCTGCCACATGGGAACGGAATGCTATGGGAGCCCCCGCCCTGGGTGGCTGCTCACTCAGCCTCTGTGATGGCAGTGTGA